In one window of Desulfonatronospira thiodismutans ASO3-1 DNA:
- a CDS encoding class I SAM-dependent methyltransferase, which translates to MTKTVISQADFSRYARQYENLLRYKPSYHEVLQQALGAITRRLAPDGEHRIGDFGAGTGSLTRMLAGAFPKSTIQAVDFNASFVCMLEQEAKEFRNIQVIQGDVEKKSFPDNHFDAIAMIHVLRLTDNAHKGLAIQSAYDQLKQGGYLVIADIGRKLNQKRHGWEILQTARREIGFLGTAYLFLRTLNAIRFNVKCSRLERTRPENMLHTLDEFCKKIESVGFTILEARDDLYLGDDDFVVAKK; encoded by the coding sequence ATGACCAAAACAGTCATCAGCCAAGCTGATTTTTCAAGGTATGCCCGGCAATACGAGAACCTGTTGCGTTACAAGCCTAGTTATCATGAGGTCCTGCAGCAGGCCTTAGGGGCGATTACCAGACGGCTTGCGCCGGACGGAGAGCATCGCATCGGTGATTTCGGGGCCGGGACAGGCAGCCTGACCCGGATGCTGGCCGGGGCGTTTCCCAAGTCAACGATCCAGGCAGTGGACTTCAATGCCTCGTTTGTATGCATGCTTGAACAGGAAGCTAAAGAATTCCGCAATATCCAGGTGATCCAGGGTGATGTGGAAAAAAAGTCTTTTCCTGACAACCATTTCGACGCCATTGCCATGATTCATGTCCTGCGCTTGACGGACAACGCCCATAAGGGGTTGGCCATTCAGTCGGCTTATGACCAACTCAAGCAAGGTGGGTATCTGGTTATCGCTGACATCGGTAGAAAATTAAACCAGAAACGTCATGGTTGGGAAATATTGCAGACCGCAAGGCGGGAGATCGGCTTTCTTGGAACCGCGTACCTTTTCCTGCGGACACTGAATGCCATCAGGTTCAACGTCAAATGCTCCCGCCTGGAACGGACCAGGCCAGAGAACATGCTCCATACGCTGGATGAATTCTGCAAGAAGATAGAGTCCGTTGGATTCACCATTCTGGAGGCCAGGGATGATCTATACTTGGGCGACGACGATTTTGTGGTGGCTAAGAAATAG